The Elusimicrobiota bacterium genomic sequence ATTAATGCTATATTTTGGTATTATTTTACCAAGTTTTACTATATTATGCGGGTCGGACACCATTCTATCAAATAATGCTTTTTAAGTCAATAGCCAAAGAAATAAATTTGTCCAGGCAAATACGTTCAGGCCTGATTGAAGGGTCTATCCCGTTTTTTGAAAGGATTTCAGTTATAACCTCTTTTGGGAGGTTTAGGCCTGCGCTCATTGAATTGAGCACAGTTTTTCTGCGTTGCGAGAAAGCCGCTTTGATTACCCTGAAAAAGAGTTTTTCCGAAATCAACAGTTGGTTTTGGTTAAGGGTTTTCCGGGTGAATTTTAGTACGGTTGAATCTACTTCCGGAACCGGTTTAAAGCAGGACTTGTCAACATCAAACCCCTTTTCTATGGCAGAGTAATATTTGACGATCAACGTAAGAACCCCGTAATGCCTGGTGCCCAAATCAGCCAGGATTCTCTCTCCGACCTCTTTTTGGACCATAAAAACGGCCCAGGACCAGCCCTCAGCCGCCAATGTCTTCCTCAATATGGGTGAAGTTATGTAATAGGGGAGGTTTGATATTAATTTGTACTTTGAGACTTTGGCAGCTGAGCCCGGAAGAGTCCAGTTTAAGAAATCGGCATGTACAATTTCAGTATTTTTTTGATTTTTAAAACTGTTTTTTAGTTTTACAACAAGTTCAGGGTCTATTTCAACACAGATAAGTTTGCTTACCTTGGGTGCAATAAGTTCTGTAAGCACGCCCTGGCCGGGGCCTATTTCAATTACGGTATCTTCAGGCGTTAATTGAGCGCAATCAACAATATTTTCCGCAATTTTTTTATCAACTAAATAATTCTGTCCGAATTTTATCCGTTTCACAAAAGGAATTATATACTTTTGGAGGATTTAAGTCAATTTAAAAGCAAATTCCATTGCTTTCAGTTGCATTAACGCCGGTTACGTATCCGAATTTATTCAAAGTATTTCCTATATTTATATTAATATTTTTTGTTTCCAGGCTCCCGCAAGCTAACCGTGATTCCAATAACAGTTTATCCGGCGCGGGTTTTGTTATTATATTTACAACTCCGCCAAAAGCGTCGCTTCCGTACATGGCTGAACCGGCGCCTTTAACAATTTCAACCCTTTCTATTAAACTTGCCGGAATGATCGCAATATTTGTGCCCGTGTTCATGTGTTCGCTTTTTGCTTTTTTGCCGTCAATCAAAATAAGCGTATATTGAGATGGCAGACCCCGCAGTTGCCCTACAGTCCTCAATGCAGCGCCAAAAGGGGCGCCTCCCGATGCATCAAGGCCCGGTACAAGCCTGAGGGCATCAGCGGCGTTAGTGACTCCGGATGATTGTATTTCCTTGTTTGTGATTAAATTTGTTGTTACAGGCGTATCCTTGAGTATGTGCGGCCTGCGGGTTGCTGTAATAGTCATGTTTATAGAACCATCTTCGGCAACACCAACTTCTTGCGCAAATACAAAACCAGCGCTAAGAAAAAAACTAACAACTCCAAAAAGTACCAAAAATAAGATTTTACTTTTCATGAATGTTTTACCTCGCCTCTTTAGGATTTAAAAAAATCAGGAACTTCTGTGCACCAGTTCGGAATAACCGGCGGTTTTATTATATGAAAACCCGAATCTGATAGTATTTTTTCCACTTTCTTGGACAAAACAAACTTAACAAACAGTTCTGAAATATCTTTATTTACAGCCTCATTTGGTATGGTAATGGAAATATCCATATAAGAACCACTTATTGTCTCAGTCCCGCCGCGATAATTCGGAACATCGATTTGATACTTGTTATAATGTTTTTCTAATGGAGGATAGCCGCAATTAATCTCTTTAGGGAGCTTTATATAGGGTAAACTCAAATCTTCTGCGTGGGGCCTTGGCACAAAAGCGTAATCCAGGGCGCCGGGCGTCTGCAATACGGATAACAAAGTTGGAGGGTCATAGATAACATTATTTTTAGGGCAATTATTTACAAGCTCATTGTAAAGTTTACGGTTTTTATTTTTGAAATAGTAATCCTCGGCCATTTTCCAGCATAACAGCGTAAAATAACCGGCGGGATTAAGTGTTGGGTCTGAATAACCGTATTTAACATCTTTTTGCAGGATAATATCGTACCAATTGTCTGCGCTAATTTTATCTTTATATTTACTCTTGCCGCTATAAACTAAGACCATTTCCGTGCATGCAAATTTCACTGCCCACGAAGCTTTCTTGGGTGCAAGCATTTTTTCGATAAGGCGGCTGTCAACAACTGCCAAAACGTCACAATTACGCAAGGGCGCCAGCCTGGTGATAACTACACTCGGCTGGGTTTCCAATAGCACTTCTACATCAGGATACTTTTCCTCAAATTCTTTTGCGATAGCACTAA encodes the following:
- a CDS encoding substrate-binding domain-containing protein; protein product: MEKTEKNKNGLTGKIMITAIVVFLILAAIILFNRPRNRQRKHLRVMAAVILKNSFSAIAKEFEEKYPDVEVLLETQPSVVITRLAPLRNCDVLAVVDSRLIEKMLAPKKASWAVKFACTEMVLVYSGKSKYKDKISADNWYDIILQKDVKYGYSDPTLNPAGYFTLLCWKMAEDYYFKNKNRKLYNELVNNCPKNNVIYDPPTLLSVLQTPGALDYAFVPRPHAEDLSLPYIKLPKEINCGYPPLEKHYNKYQIDVPNYRGGTETISGSYMDISITIPNEAVNKDISELFVKFVLSKKVEKILSDSGFHIIKPPVIPNWCTEVPDFFKS
- a CDS encoding TonB-dependent receptor plug domain-containing protein — protein: MKSKILFLVLFGVVSFFLSAGFVFAQEVGVAEDGSINMTITATRRPHILKDTPVTTNLITNKEIQSSGVTNAADALRLVPGLDASGGAPFGAALRTVGQLRGLPSQYTLILIDGKKAKSEHMNTGTNIAIIPASLIERVEIVKGAGSAMYGSDAFGGVVNIITKPAPDKLLLESRLACGSLETKNININIGNTLNKFGYVTGVNATESNGICF
- the rsmA gene encoding ribosomal RNA small subunit methyltransferase A, producing the protein MKRIKFGQNYLVDKKIAENIVDCAQLTPEDTVIEIGPGQGVLTELIAPKVSKLICVEIDPELVVKLKNSFKNQKNTEIVHADFLNWTLPGSAAKVSKYKLISNLPYYITSPILRKTLAAEGWSWAVFMVQKEVGERILADLGTRHYGVLTLIVKYYSAIEKGFDVDKSCFKPVPEVDSTVLKFTRKTLNQNQLLISEKLFFRVIKAAFSQRRKTVLNSMSAGLNLPKEVITEILSKNGIDPSIRPERICLDKFISLAIDLKSII